Within Agarivorans litoreus, the genomic segment CTTAAGCAACAAAGCAAGACCGAAGAGTTTGAAGGCATTAAAATTGGCCTAGCTTCACCAGATCAGATCCGCAGTTGGTCGTTTGGTGAGGTGAAGAAACCAGAGACGATTAACTATCGTACTTTTAAGCCTGAGCGTGACGGTTTATTCTGTGCCCGTATTTTCGGCCCAGTTAAAGATTACGAATGTTTGTGTGGTAAATACAAACGTTTGAAACACCGTGGTGTTATCTGTGAGAAGTGTGGTGTAGAAGTTACCCAGTCTAAAGTTCGTCGTGACCGTATGGGCCACATTGAACTAGCTTCTCCTGTAGCTCACATCTGGTTCTTAAAATCACTACCATCGCGTATTGGTTTATTACTAGATATGACTTTACGTGATATTGAGCGTGTACTTTACTTCGAATCATTTGTTGTGACTGAGCCTGGCATGACCAGCTTAGAGCGCGGTCAAATGCTTACCGAAGAAACCTACCTTGATTCACTTGAAGAGTACGGTGATGAGTTTGAAGCTAAAATGGGTGCAGAGGCTGTATTAGCTTTATTGCGTCATTTAGAGCTTGACCAAGAAATCGAAGTAATGCGCGAAGAGTTACAAACAACTAACTCTGAAACTAAGCGTAAGAAGACCACTAAGCGTCTTAAGCTTATGGAAGCGTTCCGCGATTCAGGTAACAAACCTGAGTGGATGATTATGACCGTATTGCCGGTTCTTCCACCAGATTTGCGTCCACTAGTTCCACTAGATGGCGGCCGTTTTGCTACGTCTGATTTGAACGATTTATACCGTCGCGTAATCAACCGTAACAACCGTTTGAAACGTCTATTAGACCTAGCTGCTCCAGACATCATTGTGCGTAACGAAAAGCGTATGCTGCAAGAAGCAGTAGATGCCTTGTTAGACAATGGTCGTCGTGGTCGCGCTATTACTGGTTCTAACAAACGTCCGCTTAAATCTTTGGCTGATATGATCAAAGGTAAGCAAGGTCGTTTCCGTCAGAACTTGCTAGGTAAGCGTGTAGATTACTCAGGTCGTTCGGTAATTACCGTTGGTCCAACACTGCGTCTACACCAGTGTGGTCTTCCTAAGAAAATGGCACTTGAGCTATTCAAACCATTCATTTATGGCAAGCTAGAGCTGCGTGGTCTTGCGACTACGATTAAAGCTGCTAAGAAAATGGTTGAACGCGAAGGCGGTGAAGTTTGGGATATTCTTGAAGAAGTTATCCGCGAACACCCAGTATTACTTAACCGTGCACCAACCTTGCACCGTTTGGGTATTCAAGCCTTTGAGCCTGTGCTAATTGAAGGTAAAGCTATTCAATTACACCCGCTAGTGTGTGCGGCTTATAACGCCGACTTCGATGGTGACCAAATGGCGGTACACGTACCGTTGACCCTAGAAGCACAGTTAGAAGCACGTTCGTTGATGATGTCGACCAACAACGTACTATCACCAGCTAACGGTGAGCCTATTATCGTTCCTTCGCAAGACGTTGTATTGGGTCTGTACTACATGACTCGTGAACGTGTTAACGCTGAAGGTGAAGGTATGTACCTTTCTGGTCCTAAAGAGGCAGAAAAGTTATACCGTGCTAAACAAGCCAGTATTCACGCACGTGTAAACGTACGTATTACCGAGGTTGTTGTAGCCGAAGACGGCTCTAAAATCGAAAAGACTGAGATTAAGCAAACTACCATTGGTCGTGCCATTTTATGGTTAATTGTACCTACAGGTTTGCCATTTGATTTAGTTAACCAGTCAATGGGTAAGAAGCAGATCTCAGGATTGCTAAACACCTGTTACCGTAAACTAGGTCTTAAGCACTCAGTTATTTTTGCTGACCAATTAATGTACACCGGTTTCCATTATGCAACCTTGTCTGGTGCCTCTGTAGGTATTAATGACATGGTTATCCCTGATGCTAAGAAAGACATCGTGGAAGAAGCCAGTGACGAAGTAAGTGAAATTCAAGAGCAGTTCCTAGCTGGTTTGGTAACCGCAGGCGAGCGTTACAACAAAGTAATCGATATTTGGGCTTCGGCTAACGAAAAAGTATCGAAAGCGATGATGGATAACTTGTCTACTGAAACAGTTATCAACAAAGATGGCGAAGAAGAGACGCAAGGCTCGTTCAACAGCATCTTTATGATGGCTGACTCGGGCGCTCGTGGTAGTGCAGCTCAGATCCGTCAGCTAGCTGGTATGCGTGGCTTGATGGCTAAACCGGATGGTTCGATTATCGAAACGCCGATTGTAGCTAACTTCCGTGAAGGTTTGAACGTACTTCAGTACTTCATCTCAACTCACGGTGCGCGTAAAGGTTTGGCCGATACCGCATTGAAGACGGCAAACTCGGGTTACTTGACCCGTCGTCTAGTTGACGTTGCGCAGGATTTGGTGGTTACCGAAACTGACTGTGGTACCGAAGAAGGTATCATCATGACTCCTCATATTGAGGGTGGTGATGTTGTAGAACCGTTACGTGAACGGGTACTAGGTCGTGTACTAGTGGGTGATGTTATTAAGCCAGGTACCGAAAACGAAGTACTGCTTAAAGACAAAACACTACTTGACGAAAAACTGTGTGACCTTCTAGAAGAAAACTCAGTGGATACCGTGAAAGTTCGCTCTGTCATTAGTTGTGAAAACGACTTTGGTGTGTGTGCACTATGTTACGGTCGTGACCTCGCTCGAGGCCACTTGGTTGGCCGTGGTGAAGCGGTTGGTGTTGTTGCTGCTCAGTCTATTGGTGAGCCGGGTACTCAGCTTACTATGCGTACCTTCCACATCGGTGGTGCTGCGTCGCGTGCTGCTGCAGAGAACAGCATTCAGGTTAAGAACGCAGGTACTATTAAGCTACACAACGCTAAAGTAGTTACCAACAGTGAAGGCAAGCTTGTTGTTACTTCTCGTTCTACTGAATTAACCATTATTGATGAAATGGGGCAAACCAAAGAAAGCCACAAGCTTCAATACGGTAGTATCTTAGAAGTGGTTGATGGCGGAGCGGTGGCCTCTGGCGATACAGTTGCTAACTGGGACCCACACACTCACCCAATTATTACTGAAGTACCAGGTCGAGTTAAGTTTATCGACATGGTAGAAGGCATAACGGTAAGTCGCCAAACTGATGAGTTAACTGGCCTATCTAGCATTCACGTACTGGACCCTAACGAGCGCCCTGGCGCTGGTAAAGAAATGCGTCCAATGGTGAAATTGGTGGATGGTTCTGGTAACGACGTTCTTATTGCTGGTACCGATATTCCTGCTCAGTACTTCTTGTCTTCAAAGGCTATTGTTAACCTTGAAGATAACGCTGAGGTAGGTGTTGGTGACGCGATTGCTCGTATTCCTCAAGAATCTAGCGGTACTAAGGATATTACCGGTGGTCTGCCTCGCGTAGCTGACTTGTTTGAAGCTCGTCAACCTAAAGAACCTGCGATTTTGGCAGAAATTACCGGTACCATTAGTTTTGGTAAAGAAACCAAAGGTAAGCGCCGCTTGGTGATTACGCCAGCAGAAGGTGATGCTTACGAGGAAATGATTCCTAAGTGGCGTAACCTAAACGTGTTTGAAGGTGAAAAAGTGGCTAAAGGTGAAGTTATTGCCGATGGTCCAGAATCGCCACATGACATTTTACGCTTGCGTGGTATCAGCCCTGTAGCCAACTACATCGTAAACGAAGTGCAAGACGTATACCGTTTACAGGGTGTGAAGATTAACGATAAGCACATCGAGACTATCGTGCGTCAAATGCTTCGTAAGTGTTTGATTCTTGATGCTGGTGACTCTAGCTTCTTGCTAGGCGAACAAGCAGAAGTTGCCCGTGTGAATATCGAAAATCGTCAGTTGATTGCTGAAGGCAAACGCCCTGCGGTGTTCCGTCGTGAGCTATTAGGTATTACTAAGGCATCGCTATCAACAGAGTCGTTTATTTCGGCAGCGTCGTTCCAAGAAACTACCCGCGTGCTTACTGAAGCCGCAGTGGGCGGTAAACAGGATGAACTACGTGGTCTTAAAGAAAACGTTATTGTTGGTCGCCTGATCCCTGCTGGTACTGGTTATGCTTACCACGAGAAACGCCGTAACAAAGCTGAAGCTCCAGCGCCAATTACTGCAGATGAGGCCGCTGATAACTTAGCAGCTCTATTAAATGCAGCCCCTGGCGGTGATACAGAGTAGCAGACTCTACTAAAGCAAAAAGGCAGCCATTGGCTGCCTTTTTTAATGTTCGCTGTTTCATTACCTCGCTGTAAAATATTTGACAAGTGTTGTCGTTCGTCACAGACTCCATTTTTAAAACAACAAAATCCAGAGCATTTTATGAGCAAACAAATTGTATCTACAGAGGCGGCTCCAGCTGCGATCGGCCCATATTCTCAGGCAACTAAAATTGATGAGTTAGTATTCACTTCAGGCCAAATCCCGCTAAACCCAGAGTCGATGGAAATTGTGGAAGGCGGAATAAGCGAGCAAACAAAACAAGTAATGGAGAATCTAATGGCGGTATTAGCTGCTGCTGGCGCAGATGCTTCAACAGTGTTTAAAACTACCTGCTTTCTAAGTGATATGGCTAATTTTGTTGCCTTTAATGATGTTTACGCGAGTTACTTCCCAGAAAGTGCACCTGCTCGCTCTTGTGTAGAAGTGGCGCGTTTACCTAAAGATGTGTTGGTTGAAGTAGAAGCTATTGCGCATATTAAGTAGTTTATGAGCCTGACCTATACTTTGGTTGTTACTAGCCCCTTGTATGGTAAGCAGGGGAGTGCTTCGGCGTTAAACTTTGCCAAGGCGTTAGTTGAAGCCGGCCATCAGATAAAAACGGTGTTTTTTTATCTGGATGGAGTGAGTAATGGCCTATCGACATCTCTACCAGCAAGTGATGAAGTAAATATCCATCAGCATTGGCTCGATATTAAAAAAGCATCCGCGTGTTCGCTTCTTGTATGCAGTGCTGCTGCATATCGCAGAGGAATTATTGGTGAGGAAGCAGCTGCAGCAAACCAATTGTCGGCGAATATGCATAATGAGTTTAATATGTCTGGTTTAGCCGAAATGGCTACCGCTATGTTAAGTAGCGATAGAGTGGTGCACCTGTGAGCAAATCATTAGTGTTTGTATTTAGTCGCGCACCACACGGCAATTCTTTAGCTCGAGAAGCGCTCGATGCCGCACTTGCTGCCTCCGCTGTATCGGAAGATATTGTGGCGTATTTTGAGGGTGATGGGGTTTATCAGTTATTGAAAGGGCAAAATCCCACTAAGATTAAGCAGCGAGATGTGCTTCCTACCTATGGTTTGTTAGATTTGTATGACGTTGAAGAGATCTACGTTGATCAACAATCATTACAAGAACGCGGCCTTTCTTTAGAACAACTGGCTATTAGTGTTAGAGTTAAACAAGCAAAACAGTTCTATTCAGAATGCTGTCATGCTCATGCAATATTGAGGTTTTAGCATGCTACATATTATGCGACATCCTTATGCAAGTGAACCCTATGAACGCTGCCTTGATCAGCTTGAAAGCGGTGGGCATCTAGTACTCATCGAAGATGCCGTTTACGCATGGTTGCGAGATGACACGCGTTTAAAGGTTCTTGCGCAAAGCGCTAGAGTCTCGGTGTTAAGTGCCGATGTGAGTGCTCGGGGTATTGAAGTCTGTGATAGCGTACTGATCGATTACCAAGATTTGGTAACATTAACCGAGCAATACACGCCCTCTCTGACTTGGTAACACAGCTCTCAACCATCAAAAATATCAAGCTTGTGACCATCGCAAGCCTTGACTCTTTAGCTGCAAGCGCATAAAATTTCGCCTCCCCAAAATTGGGGTAGATTTTTTCACATGTTTAAATGTAATTTCAGGAGCTATTTCGAATGGCAACGATTAACCAGTTGGTTCGCAAGCCACGTGCCAGTAAGGTTGCTAAAAGCAACGTACCAGCACTAGCTGCGTGTCCACAACGTCGTGGTGTATGTACTCGCGTATATACCACCACACCAAAGAAACCAAACTCAGCACTACGTAAAGTAGCTCGTGTTCGTTTAACTAACGGATTCGAAGTAACTTCATACATTGGTGGTGAAGGTCACAACCTACAAGAGCACAGCGTAATTTTGATTCGCGGTGGTCGTGTTAAAGATTTACCAGGTGTGCGTTATCACACCGTACGCGGCGCATTAGACTGTGCTGGCGTAAGTGATCGTCGTCAAGGACGTTCAAAGTACGGCGCTAAACGTCCTAAGTCATAACGGCTCTCCGTTAAGTAAGGCCAAACATTAAGTTATAGCGAAGTTTTTTTAAAATTCGTTTTGGGGAAACCTGAAGCAAACCGGAGATATTAAAATGCCAAGACGTCGAGTGATCGGTCAACGCAAAATCTTGCCAGATCCTAAGTTCGGATCAGAACTACTGGCTAAGTTCATCAACGTAGTAATGGTTGATGGTAAAAAATCAATTTCAGAAAAAATTGTATATGGTGCATTAGACGCTGCTGCTGATAAATCAGGCAAGTCTCACCAAGAAATTTTTGAAGTTGCTCTTGAAAACGTGCGCCCATCGGTAGAGGTTAAATCTCGCCGTGTAGGTGGTTCTACTTACCAAGTACCTGTTGAAGTACGTCCAGTACGTCGTAACACTCTAGGTATGCGTTGGATGGTAGATGCAGCACGTAAACGTGGTGAAAAATCTATGGCTTTACGTCTAGCGGGTGAAATCCTAGACGCAGCCGAAAACAAAGGTTCTGCGGTTAAGAAACGTGAAGACGTTCACCGTATGGCCGACGCAAACAAAGCGTTTGCACATTACCGCTGGTAATTGGTTGCGCAGCTGCTTAGCAGCTGCGCTACTTTCTATGTGAGACTAAGGATTACTCCTTAGCAAGAGGATAACAATGGCTCGTACAACTCCAATTGAGCGCTACCGTAACATTGGTATTGTTGCTCATGTTGACGCTGGCAAAACAACAACTACAGAACGTGTCCTTTTCTACACTGGTCTATCTCACAAAATCGGTGAGGTGCATGATGGCGCAGCCACTATGGACTGGATGGAGCAAGAACAAGAACGCGGTATTACCATCACCTCTGCGGCTACTACCACCTTTTGGCGTGGTATGAACGCCCAGTACGACGAACACCGTATTAATATCATCGATACCCCTGGGCACGTTGACTTCACTATTGAAGTTGAACGTTCATTGCGTGTATTAGATGGTGCAGTTGTTGTATTTTGTGGTTCATCTGGTGTTGAACCTCAATCAGAGACAGTGTGGCGCCAAGCTGACAAATATTCTGTTCCTCGAATGGTATTCGTGAACAAAATGGATAGAGCTGGTGCAGACTTTGAACGAGTAATTGATCAAATCCGTGATCGCTTAGGTGCCAACTGTGTACCTATTCAGTTGAACATAGGCGCTGAGGACGAATTTGTTGGTGTTATTGACCTGATTAAAATGAAGGCCATTAACTGGAACGAAGCAGACCAAGGTACCACCTTCAATTACGAAGATATTCCTGCTCATTTGGTAGAGCGTGCAGAGGCTTTACACGAAGAACTCGTAGATGCTGCTGCAGAAGCTACTGATGAGTTAATGGATAAATATCTTGAAGAAGGCGAGTTGACTGAAGCCGAGATTAAGTTTGGTTTGCGTAAGCGCACCCTAAACAATGAGATCGTGTTAGCGACTTGTGGTAGTGCATTTAAAAACAAAGGTGTTCAAGCAGTGCTTGATGCGGTTGTAGAATACTTGCCTGCTCCAAACCACGTTGTAGCAATTAAAGGTACAGACGAGAAGGACAATGAAGTTGCTTGTCCGGCAGATGACGACGCGCCGTTTGCGGCACTTGCGTTTAAAATTGCCACCGACCCATTTGTGGGTACACTAACCTTTATGCGTGTTTATTCGGGGACGGTTGAAACCGGCACTGCGGTGTATAACTCGGTTAAACAGAAACGTGAACGTCTAGGTCGTATGGTGCAAATGCATTCAAATGACCGAAAAGAGATCAAAGAAGTTCGCGCTGGTGATATTGCCGCCGCGATTGGTCTTAAAGACGTAACCACGGGTGACACTTTATGCGATATGAACCGTAAAGTGATTCTTGAACGTATGGAATTTCCTGAGCCGGTAATTCAGATTGCCGTAGAGCCTCGTACCAAAGCTGACCAAGAAAAAATGGGTGTAGCTTTAGGTAAGTTGGCTGCTGAGGATCCATCGTTCCGCGTAGAAACTAACGAAGAATCTGGACAAACCCTTATCTCTGGTATGGGTGAGTTACACTTAGATATCATCGTAGATCGCATGAAGCGCGAATTTAGCGTGGACTGTAATGTTGGTAAACCTCAAGTCGCTTATCGCGAAGCAATCCGTAAGAAGGTTGAGGTTGAAGGAAAGTTTGTACGTCAATCGGGTGGTCGTGGTCAATACGGTCATGTTTGGTTGCGTATGGAACCTCTAGAGCCAGGTGCTGGTTACGAATTTGTCAATGAAATCGTTGGTGGTGTTGTTCCAAAAGAATACATCCCAGCTGTTGATAAAGGCTGTAAAGAGCAGATGGATCAGGGTGTATTGGCTGGCTATCCGCTACTTGATGTTAAGGTCACCTTATTCGATGGATCATTCCACGATGTTGACTCTAACGAAATGGCGTTTAAAATTGCCGGTGCAATGGGCTTTAAGAAAGGTGCATTGGACGCTGATCCAGTACTGCTCGAGCCGATGATGAAAGTAGAAGTTACAACCCCTGAAGATTGGATGGGTGATGTAGTGGGTGACTTGAATCGTCGTCGTGGCATAATTGAAGGCATGGACGATGGGGCTGCGGGCTTAAAGATTGTTAAGTCTAAGGTGCCGCTGTCTGCAATGTTCGGCTATGCTACAGATCTACGTTCGGCAACTCAGGGGCGAGCCTCTTACTCTATGGAGTTCCTAGAGTACAACGAAGCGCCGAAAAATGTTGCTGATGCTATTGTTGAAGCAAAGTAAACTAATTCAACTATGATTAATCTGTCTCGGGTGAGGCAGATTGGAATGGAAAAGAAGGTACATATCGTGTCTAAAGAAAAATTTGAACGTTCAAAACCGCACGTAAACGTTGGTACAATTGGCCACGTTGACCACGGTAAAACAACTCTAACAGCTGCTATTACCAACGTACTTGCAAAAGTATACGGTGGTGAAGCTAAAGATTTCGCAGCAATCGATAACGCTCCAGAAGAG encodes:
- the tusC gene encoding sulfurtransferase complex subunit TusC is translated as MSKSLVFVFSRAPHGNSLAREALDAALAASAVSEDIVAYFEGDGVYQLLKGQNPTKIKQRDVLPTYGLLDLYDVEEIYVDQQSLQERGLSLEQLAISVRVKQAKQFYSECCHAHAILRF
- the tusD gene encoding sulfurtransferase complex subunit TusD codes for the protein MSLTYTLVVTSPLYGKQGSASALNFAKALVEAGHQIKTVFFYLDGVSNGLSTSLPASDEVNIHQHWLDIKKASACSLLVCSAAAYRRGIIGEEAAAANQLSANMHNEFNMSGLAEMATAMLSSDRVVHL
- a CDS encoding RidA family protein, which translates into the protein MSKQIVSTEAAPAAIGPYSQATKIDELVFTSGQIPLNPESMEIVEGGISEQTKQVMENLMAVLAAAGADASTVFKTTCFLSDMANFVAFNDVYASYFPESAPARSCVEVARLPKDVLVEVEAIAHIK
- the rpoC gene encoding DNA-directed RNA polymerase subunit beta' produces the protein MKDLLKFLKQQSKTEEFEGIKIGLASPDQIRSWSFGEVKKPETINYRTFKPERDGLFCARIFGPVKDYECLCGKYKRLKHRGVICEKCGVEVTQSKVRRDRMGHIELASPVAHIWFLKSLPSRIGLLLDMTLRDIERVLYFESFVVTEPGMTSLERGQMLTEETYLDSLEEYGDEFEAKMGAEAVLALLRHLELDQEIEVMREELQTTNSETKRKKTTKRLKLMEAFRDSGNKPEWMIMTVLPVLPPDLRPLVPLDGGRFATSDLNDLYRRVINRNNRLKRLLDLAAPDIIVRNEKRMLQEAVDALLDNGRRGRAITGSNKRPLKSLADMIKGKQGRFRQNLLGKRVDYSGRSVITVGPTLRLHQCGLPKKMALELFKPFIYGKLELRGLATTIKAAKKMVEREGGEVWDILEEVIREHPVLLNRAPTLHRLGIQAFEPVLIEGKAIQLHPLVCAAYNADFDGDQMAVHVPLTLEAQLEARSLMMSTNNVLSPANGEPIIVPSQDVVLGLYYMTRERVNAEGEGMYLSGPKEAEKLYRAKQASIHARVNVRITEVVVAEDGSKIEKTEIKQTTIGRAILWLIVPTGLPFDLVNQSMGKKQISGLLNTCYRKLGLKHSVIFADQLMYTGFHYATLSGASVGINDMVIPDAKKDIVEEASDEVSEIQEQFLAGLVTAGERYNKVIDIWASANEKVSKAMMDNLSTETVINKDGEEETQGSFNSIFMMADSGARGSAAQIRQLAGMRGLMAKPDGSIIETPIVANFREGLNVLQYFISTHGARKGLADTALKTANSGYLTRRLVDVAQDLVVTETDCGTEEGIIMTPHIEGGDVVEPLRERVLGRVLVGDVIKPGTENEVLLKDKTLLDEKLCDLLEENSVDTVKVRSVISCENDFGVCALCYGRDLARGHLVGRGEAVGVVAAQSIGEPGTQLTMRTFHIGGAASRAAAENSIQVKNAGTIKLHNAKVVTNSEGKLVVTSRSTELTIIDEMGQTKESHKLQYGSILEVVDGGAVASGDTVANWDPHTHPIITEVPGRVKFIDMVEGITVSRQTDELTGLSSIHVLDPNERPGAGKEMRPMVKLVDGSGNDVLIAGTDIPAQYFLSSKAIVNLEDNAEVGVGDAIARIPQESSGTKDITGGLPRVADLFEARQPKEPAILAEITGTISFGKETKGKRRLVITPAEGDAYEEMIPKWRNLNVFEGEKVAKGEVIADGPESPHDILRLRGISPVANYIVNEVQDVYRLQGVKINDKHIETIVRQMLRKCLILDAGDSSFLLGEQAEVARVNIENRQLIAEGKRPAVFRRELLGITKASLSTESFISAASFQETTRVLTEAAVGGKQDELRGLKENVIVGRLIPAGTGYAYHEKRRNKAEAPAPITADEAADNLAALLNAAPGGDTE
- the tusB gene encoding sulfurtransferase complex subunit TusB — encoded protein: MLHIMRHPYASEPYERCLDQLESGGHLVLIEDAVYAWLRDDTRLKVLAQSARVSVLSADVSARGIEVCDSVLIDYQDLVTLTEQYTPSLTW
- the fusA gene encoding elongation factor G, which codes for MARTTPIERYRNIGIVAHVDAGKTTTTERVLFYTGLSHKIGEVHDGAATMDWMEQEQERGITITSAATTTFWRGMNAQYDEHRINIIDTPGHVDFTIEVERSLRVLDGAVVVFCGSSGVEPQSETVWRQADKYSVPRMVFVNKMDRAGADFERVIDQIRDRLGANCVPIQLNIGAEDEFVGVIDLIKMKAINWNEADQGTTFNYEDIPAHLVERAEALHEELVDAAAEATDELMDKYLEEGELTEAEIKFGLRKRTLNNEIVLATCGSAFKNKGVQAVLDAVVEYLPAPNHVVAIKGTDEKDNEVACPADDDAPFAALAFKIATDPFVGTLTFMRVYSGTVETGTAVYNSVKQKRERLGRMVQMHSNDRKEIKEVRAGDIAAAIGLKDVTTGDTLCDMNRKVILERMEFPEPVIQIAVEPRTKADQEKMGVALGKLAAEDPSFRVETNEESGQTLISGMGELHLDIIVDRMKREFSVDCNVGKPQVAYREAIRKKVEVEGKFVRQSGGRGQYGHVWLRMEPLEPGAGYEFVNEIVGGVVPKEYIPAVDKGCKEQMDQGVLAGYPLLDVKVTLFDGSFHDVDSNEMAFKIAGAMGFKKGALDADPVLLEPMMKVEVTTPEDWMGDVVGDLNRRRGIIEGMDDGAAGLKIVKSKVPLSAMFGYATDLRSATQGRASYSMEFLEYNEAPKNVADAIVEAK
- the rpsG gene encoding 30S ribosomal protein S7, which encodes MPRRRVIGQRKILPDPKFGSELLAKFINVVMVDGKKSISEKIVYGALDAAADKSGKSHQEIFEVALENVRPSVEVKSRRVGGSTYQVPVEVRPVRRNTLGMRWMVDAARKRGEKSMALRLAGEILDAAENKGSAVKKREDVHRMADANKAFAHYRW
- the rpsL gene encoding 30S ribosomal protein S12; the protein is MATINQLVRKPRASKVAKSNVPALAACPQRRGVCTRVYTTTPKKPNSALRKVARVRLTNGFEVTSYIGGEGHNLQEHSVILIRGGRVKDLPGVRYHTVRGALDCAGVSDRRQGRSKYGAKRPKS